In Deltaproteobacteria bacterium, the sequence CGGGAATGATGCGCGCCCTCGGCGTGCGGATCGAGGAGGTTTCGCTCACGGAGCTGCGGATCGAGGGAAGGGGGCTGCGCGCCCTTGCCGAGCCCGCCGACGTGATCGACGCCGGGAACTCGGGCACCACGATCCGGATCGGGTCGGGGATCCTCGCCGCCCAGCCGTTCCTCTCGGTGGTCACGGGCGATCGGTACCTTCGCCGCCGCCCGATGGGCCGCGTGATCGACCCGCTGACGCGGATGGGGGCGTCGATCCAGGGGCGGGACGGGAACCGTCTCCCGCCCCTGTGCATCCGCGGCGGGGCGCTCCGGGGGATCCGGTACGAAATGCCGGTGGCTTCCGCGCAGGTGAAGTCGTCCCTGCTGCTCGCCGGGCTGTACGCCGACTCCCCGGTCACGGTGGTGGAACCGATGCGATCGCGCGACCACACCGAGCGGATGCTGGCGGCGATGGGGGCCAGGGTCGCCCGGGACGGGAACGCGGTCACCGTGGACCCTTGCGAACGGCTCGATCCGCTGGAGATGACGGTTCCGGGCGACCTCTCCTCGGCCGCCTTCTTCCTCGTCCTTGCCGCCGTGACCCCGGGCTCGTCGATCACCGTCCGCGGCGTGGGGGTCAACCCGTTCCGCACGGGAGTCCTGGACGTGCTTCGCCGGATGGGGGCCGACATCCGTCCCGTCGGGGAGCGGGTCGAGGGGGGGGAGCCGGTGGCGGACCTGGTCGTCCGAGGCGCGGCGCTTGTGGCCGCGCACGTGGCCCCGGAAGAGGTCCCCGGCCTGATCGATGAAGTCCCGGCCCTCTGCGTCGCGGCCGCCTTCGCCTCCGGCCGGACCGAGATCCGCGGCGCCGGAGAGTTGCGCGTCAAGGAGTCGGACCGGATCGCGTCGATGGTCGCCTGTCTCTCTTCCCTCGGAATCCCTTGTGGGGAATACCCGGACGGCCTGTGGGTGGAGGGGCCGGCCGCCGTGCGCCCCGCCGGTCCGTGCGACAGCCGGGGGGATCACCGGATCGCGATGTCGCTTCGGATTCTCGGCGCGGCGGCGGGGGTTCCGGTCGAGGTGACGGACCTGGATTGCATCGACACTTCCTTCCCGGGATTTCAACCGTTGCTTGAAGGATTGACGCGATGAGGAGCCGTCCGGTCGTCACCATCGACGGGCCCTCGGGGGCGGGGAAGACCACGGTGTCGAAACGGCTCGCGGAAGCCGCCGGGATGGTCCGCGTCGACACGGGCGCGATGTACCGGGCGGTCGCCCTGGCGGCCCGAAGCTTCGGTGTCCCCTGGGACGACCCGGTTCGTCTCGGAGGGGTGGCCCGGGAGCTGGGCCTTTCGTTCCGGACCGTCGCGGGGGAGCCGCGCGTCTTCCTGTCGGGAGAGGACGTGAGCGAGGCGATCCGCACGCCGGAGATCAGCATGGGGGCCTCCGAGGTCTCGGCCCACGGCCCGGTCCGCGAGGCGCTGGTGGCGAAGCAGCGGGAGATGGCGCGGGAAGGGGGCGTCGTCCTCGATGGGCGGGATACCGGCACGGTCGTCTTCCCCGACGCGGAGGCGAAGTTCTTCCTCGACGCCGCGGCCGCCGTGCGCGCCCGGCGTCGCTACCTGGAGATTTCCCCCCCGGGCGCACAGCCGTTCGAGGAGGTCTTGCGGGACGTCCTCCGGCGCGACGTGCAGGAC encodes:
- the aroA gene encoding 3-phosphoshikimate 1-carboxyvinyltransferase; this encodes MIGKTVVRGELSVPGDKSISHRAVMFAALATGVSRVRGFLHAADTLSTAGMMRALGVRIEEVSLTELRIEGRGLRALAEPADVIDAGNSGTTIRIGSGILAAQPFLSVVTGDRYLRRRPMGRVIDPLTRMGASIQGRDGNRLPPLCIRGGALRGIRYEMPVASAQVKSSLLLAGLYADSPVTVVEPMRSRDHTERMLAAMGARVARDGNAVTVDPCERLDPLEMTVPGDLSSAAFFLVLAAVTPGSSITVRGVGVNPFRTGVLDVLRRMGADIRPVGERVEGGEPVADLVVRGAALVAAHVAPEEVPGLIDEVPALCVAAAFASGRTEIRGAGELRVKESDRIASMVACLSSLGIPCGEYPDGLWVEGPAAVRPAGPCDSRGDHRIAMSLRILGAAAGVPVEVTDLDCIDTSFPGFQPLLEGLTR
- the cmk gene encoding (d)CMP kinase codes for the protein MRSRPVVTIDGPSGAGKTTVSKRLAEAAGMVRVDTGAMYRAVALAARSFGVPWDDPVRLGGVARELGLSFRTVAGEPRVFLSGEDVSEAIRTPEISMGASEVSAHGPVREALVAKQREMAREGGVVLDGRDTGTVVFPDAEAKFFLDAAAAVRARRRYLEISPPGAQPFEEVLRDVLRRDVQDSTREHSPLRVADGAVYIDSTTMTVDEVVREMLRRLPGVPR